In the genome of Oscarella lobularis chromosome 1, ooOscLobu1.1, whole genome shotgun sequence, one region contains:
- the LOC136199729 gene encoding probable serine/threonine-protein kinase drkC isoform X2: MRGLSGSISGLIQQCKVFSYSYCLLLLLQLRVVASVGGAHRFEIQTFRAVNGSDEFTVASCLSDVAFGYRPVTWRLNGLSVDFATNTRFSSSSKADAHSTRFFLQIKSPLSSDNGTVVTCQPDGYKESDAALFIVYDSAPVVEAIGDADVTVEEETLFQPRVRIFFSGGNLYLMYYQNEMQLGLETNVNGVYGTKDVSLSPLKVLKGMSGPLSVLVSLDGLPFSYPIFNLTVISRTVATPTAAFTSPSSDDGDPTTKSIGNSNSSSNSSSSAKYTTPAITRSPPPTSTSPPSTSAYDNSSLAPFTSESLDKNSTSLAVIAGSISGGVLLLVILVVALVLIYAKLRNKKSASIDDPLRRIGQSEIVYDEERDFLGSGCSGEVYRARLRKSSEVVAIKVFLKRRILPRQSTLLDKEARILLRIKPHPHILSLIGISASPRFYALVMEYIGDGDLFQVLTSTDDRSIELWDNRLDIANQIALGMSHLHKNEPTIIHLDLKSNNVLVNKKTRGGRTIYICKICDFGLAKMTNVSSVTQYRQEGQTPGGTVTYIAPERYQLVTYGTEDGKEKREIAKKSDVFSYGILLWEIKERDRPYEGMPNEAIHLRTKEGCPLPKGKVEAPRDYTSLLSNCVRFNPLERPSFDEIVSFLGTKQTTL; this comes from the exons ATGAG GGGTCTTTCTGGTTCGATTTCTGGTTTGATACAACAATGCAAGGTCTTCAGCTACAGTTACTGCttgctgctactgctgcaaCTTCGGGTGGTTGCAAGTGTCG GAGGAGCGCACCGATTCGAAATCCAGACGTTCCGAGCCGTCAACGGTTCCGACGAATTTACCGTCGCTTCGTGCTTGAGTGACGTCGCGTTCGGATATCGGCCCGTTACGTGGCGACTGAATGGTCTTTCTGTGGACTTCGCAACGAACACTCGCTTCTCGTCAAGCTCAAAAGCGGACGCACATTCGActcgcttctttcttcagatcAAGTCGCCGCTGAGCAGCGACAACGGTACGGTCGTCACATGCCAACCCGACGGCtacaaagaaagcgacgcgGCTCTTTTCATCGTATACG ATTCCGCTCCCGTAGTCGAAGCCATTGGAGATGCTGATGTCACAGTGGAGGAAGAGACATTGTTTCAACCTCGAGTTCGAATCTTTTTCTCGGGAGGAAACCTCTACCTGATGTATTACCAGAATGAAATGCAACTTGGTTTGGAAACGAATGTCAATGGTGTTTACGGAACAAAAGATGTGTCATTGTCACCGCTAAAAGTTCTCAAGGGCATGAGCGGCCCTCTATCGGTCCTTGTTTCTTTGGATGGACTGCCCTTTTCTTATCCCATTTTTAATTTGACTGTTATCAGTCGCACTGTTGCAACACCCACAGCAGCATTTACATCGCCGTCATCAG ATGACGGTGATCCTACTACAAAGTCTATTGGTAATAGtaacagcagcagcaacagcagtaGCAGTGCAAAATATACAACTCCGGCAATTACTCGGAGTCCTCCTCCTACATCTACAAGTCCTCCGTCAACAAGTGCGTATGATAATTCTAGTCTTGCGCCTTTCACATCAGAATCTTTGGATAAAAACA gcacGTCATTGGCAGTCATTGCTGGCTCCATTTCTGGAGGCGTTTTACTTCTTGTTATCCTCGTAGTGGCGTTGGTCTTAATTTATGCCAAactaagaaacaaaaagtCTGCTAGTATAGATGATCCGCTACGTCGAATCGGTCAGAGTGAAATTGTgtacgacgaagaacgtGATTTTCTCGGCAGCGGCTGCAGTGGCGAAGTCTATCGCGCAAGACTAAGGAAAAGCAGCGAGGTTGTAGCAATCAAAGTTTTTCTGAAGAGACGAATATTACCACG GCAATCGACGCTGTTAGACAAAGAGGCTAGAATTCTATTGAGAATTAAGCCGCATCCTCATATTCTCAGTCTTATTGGCATCAGCGCTTCTCCTAGATTCTACGCATTGGTCATGGAGTACATCGGTGATGGTGACTTGTTTCAAGTCTTAACCTCCACTGATGATCGCAGCATAGAGCTGTGGGACAATCGTCTCGACATTGCCAATCAAATCGCTCTGGGAATGTCTCATCTGCACAAGAACGAACCAACCATCATTCATCTCGACCTCAAGTCAAACAACGTTCTTGTGAACAAGAAAACGcgaggaggaagaacgatatatatatgcaaA ATTTGCGATTTTGGTCTTGCAAAAATGACCAACGTTAGCTCTGTGACTCAGTACCGCCAAGAGGGCCAGACTCCTGGAGGCACTGTTACGTACATCGCACCGGAACGATATCAGTTGGTCACGTACGGCACCGAGGatggcaaagaaaagagagaaatcgcCAAGAAATCAGACGTCTTCAGTTACGGAATTCTACTATGGGAAATTAAAGAACGAGACCGTCCGTACGAAG GAATGCCGAACGAAGCAATTCACTTACGCACGAAAGAGGGATGTCCACTCCCAAAGGGAAAAGTCGAGGCTCCGCGAGATTACACATCTCTTCTGAGTAACTGCGTCAGGTTCAATCCTTTAGAGAGGCCCTCGTTTGATGAAATCGTCAGTTTCCTAGGAACTAAACAAACTACTCTCTAA
- the LOC136199729 gene encoding probable serine/threonine-protein kinase drkC isoform X1: MRASGRDHTVGCVTFCCYLLMHSRGLSGSISGLIQQCKVFSYSYCLLLLLQLRVVASVGGAHRFEIQTFRAVNGSDEFTVASCLSDVAFGYRPVTWRLNGLSVDFATNTRFSSSSKADAHSTRFFLQIKSPLSSDNGTVVTCQPDGYKESDAALFIVYDSAPVVEAIGDADVTVEEETLFQPRVRIFFSGGNLYLMYYQNEMQLGLETNVNGVYGTKDVSLSPLKVLKGMSGPLSVLVSLDGLPFSYPIFNLTVISRTVATPTAAFTSPSSDDGDPTTKSIGNSNSSSNSSSSAKYTTPAITRSPPPTSTSPPSTSAYDNSSLAPFTSESLDKNSTSLAVIAGSISGGVLLLVILVVALVLIYAKLRNKKSASIDDPLRRIGQSEIVYDEERDFLGSGCSGEVYRARLRKSSEVVAIKVFLKRRILPRQSTLLDKEARILLRIKPHPHILSLIGISASPRFYALVMEYIGDGDLFQVLTSTDDRSIELWDNRLDIANQIALGMSHLHKNEPTIIHLDLKSNNVLVNKKTRGGRTIYICKICDFGLAKMTNVSSVTQYRQEGQTPGGTVTYIAPERYQLVTYGTEDGKEKREIAKKSDVFSYGILLWEIKERDRPYEGMPNEAIHLRTKEGCPLPKGKVEAPRDYTSLLSNCVRFNPLERPSFDEIVSFLGTKQTTL; the protein is encoded by the exons ATGAG AGCAAGTGGGAGGGACCACACTGTCGGGTGTGTGACGTTTTGCTGCTATCTCCTCATGCACAGCAG GGGTCTTTCTGGTTCGATTTCTGGTTTGATACAACAATGCAAGGTCTTCAGCTACAGTTACTGCttgctgctactgctgcaaCTTCGGGTGGTTGCAAGTGTCG GAGGAGCGCACCGATTCGAAATCCAGACGTTCCGAGCCGTCAACGGTTCCGACGAATTTACCGTCGCTTCGTGCTTGAGTGACGTCGCGTTCGGATATCGGCCCGTTACGTGGCGACTGAATGGTCTTTCTGTGGACTTCGCAACGAACACTCGCTTCTCGTCAAGCTCAAAAGCGGACGCACATTCGActcgcttctttcttcagatcAAGTCGCCGCTGAGCAGCGACAACGGTACGGTCGTCACATGCCAACCCGACGGCtacaaagaaagcgacgcgGCTCTTTTCATCGTATACG ATTCCGCTCCCGTAGTCGAAGCCATTGGAGATGCTGATGTCACAGTGGAGGAAGAGACATTGTTTCAACCTCGAGTTCGAATCTTTTTCTCGGGAGGAAACCTCTACCTGATGTATTACCAGAATGAAATGCAACTTGGTTTGGAAACGAATGTCAATGGTGTTTACGGAACAAAAGATGTGTCATTGTCACCGCTAAAAGTTCTCAAGGGCATGAGCGGCCCTCTATCGGTCCTTGTTTCTTTGGATGGACTGCCCTTTTCTTATCCCATTTTTAATTTGACTGTTATCAGTCGCACTGTTGCAACACCCACAGCAGCATTTACATCGCCGTCATCAG ATGACGGTGATCCTACTACAAAGTCTATTGGTAATAGtaacagcagcagcaacagcagtaGCAGTGCAAAATATACAACTCCGGCAATTACTCGGAGTCCTCCTCCTACATCTACAAGTCCTCCGTCAACAAGTGCGTATGATAATTCTAGTCTTGCGCCTTTCACATCAGAATCTTTGGATAAAAACA gcacGTCATTGGCAGTCATTGCTGGCTCCATTTCTGGAGGCGTTTTACTTCTTGTTATCCTCGTAGTGGCGTTGGTCTTAATTTATGCCAAactaagaaacaaaaagtCTGCTAGTATAGATGATCCGCTACGTCGAATCGGTCAGAGTGAAATTGTgtacgacgaagaacgtGATTTTCTCGGCAGCGGCTGCAGTGGCGAAGTCTATCGCGCAAGACTAAGGAAAAGCAGCGAGGTTGTAGCAATCAAAGTTTTTCTGAAGAGACGAATATTACCACG GCAATCGACGCTGTTAGACAAAGAGGCTAGAATTCTATTGAGAATTAAGCCGCATCCTCATATTCTCAGTCTTATTGGCATCAGCGCTTCTCCTAGATTCTACGCATTGGTCATGGAGTACATCGGTGATGGTGACTTGTTTCAAGTCTTAACCTCCACTGATGATCGCAGCATAGAGCTGTGGGACAATCGTCTCGACATTGCCAATCAAATCGCTCTGGGAATGTCTCATCTGCACAAGAACGAACCAACCATCATTCATCTCGACCTCAAGTCAAACAACGTTCTTGTGAACAAGAAAACGcgaggaggaagaacgatatatatatgcaaA ATTTGCGATTTTGGTCTTGCAAAAATGACCAACGTTAGCTCTGTGACTCAGTACCGCCAAGAGGGCCAGACTCCTGGAGGCACTGTTACGTACATCGCACCGGAACGATATCAGTTGGTCACGTACGGCACCGAGGatggcaaagaaaagagagaaatcgcCAAGAAATCAGACGTCTTCAGTTACGGAATTCTACTATGGGAAATTAAAGAACGAGACCGTCCGTACGAAG GAATGCCGAACGAAGCAATTCACTTACGCACGAAAGAGGGATGTCCACTCCCAAAGGGAAAAGTCGAGGCTCCGCGAGATTACACATCTCTTCTGAGTAACTGCGTCAGGTTCAATCCTTTAGAGAGGCCCTCGTTTGATGAAATCGTCAGTTTCCTAGGAACTAAACAAACTACTCTCTAA
- the LOC136186838 gene encoding TNF receptor-associated factor 5-like translates to MACSRLSDATTKIYAQHEPEDLFARSFSCDDGESVYPEPIDGYDEALFVQRPDPDYKCSVCSGVARSPMQAPCGHLFCATCFERLPKRHGSFVCPRDGLKHPEDYAFPDQRTNRKVLQLKVKCLEHAAGCKQEIELRYLQDHVAKECTFAKVRCPEKCGVIMPQAQIKNHVKNMCINRKFTCSYCRKSMTFWHYKNGHKDLFCDKIVVACPKCKQEMLREKFRVHLSDCPRVEIKCEYAHFGCSFTTPRESMSRHLATQMQEHADLMLAYHKDVKEKVFSMETYLKAKALSLGTFVWTIQNWSRIDARETVTLTSPKFQLADAVYLQMRLRARGDWAGNRFAIITAKLFGARVAAFDFMISLCDNVHSEKAGRVTTSDWPDAYLACYTRSRDWDPDGPMGAIFGEMLYADEIHFEEFPARDDDVMQVKLKCSGVFRIH, encoded by the exons ATGGCCTGCAGCAGGCTTTCAgacgcaacgacgaagatctATGCTCAGCACGAGCCAGAAGATCTATTCGCGAGGAGTTTCTCGTGCGATGACGGAGAGTCTGTGTACCCGGAACCGATCGACGGCTACGACGAAGCGCTATTCGTGCAACGTCCGGATCCGGACTACAAGTGTTCGGTCTGCTCGGGAGTGGCGAGAAGTCCTATGCAGGCGCCGTGTGGTCATCTTTTCTGTGCGACCTGCTTCGAACGCTTGCCGAA ACGTCACGGTTCGTTCGTGTGTCCGAGAGATGGGCTGAAGCACCCTGAGGACTAC GCGTTTCCGGATCAGAGAACGAATAGGAAGGTGCTCCAGTTGAAGGTGAAGTGTCTCGAACACGCCGCCGGATGCAAGCAGGAGATAGAGCTTCGTTATTTGCAG GACCACGTGGCAAAGGAGTGTACTTTTGCCAAGGTTCGATGTCCTGAGAAGTGCGGCGTGATCATGCCTCAAGCGCAGATAAAGAACCACGTGAAGAACATGTGCATCAATCGTAAGTTCACGTGCAGCTATTGCAGAAAATCGATGACATTCTGGCATTACAAAAAC GGCCACAAGGATTTGTTTTGTGACAAGATTGTCGTCGCTTGTCCGAAATGCAAGCAAGAGATGCTTCGTGAGAAA TTTAGGGTGCACTTATCAGACTGCCCAAGAGTGGAAATCAAGTGCGAATACGCCCACTTCGGCTGTTCGTTTAca ACTCCAAGAGAATCGATGTCTCGGCATCTCGCCACCCAAATGCAGGAGCACGCCGACCTCATGCTCGCTTATcacaaagacgtcaaagagAAAGTCTTCTCCATGGAAACCTATCTGAAGGCGAAAGCGTTGTCACTCGGCACGTTCGTGTGGACCATACAGAATTGGTCGCGCATCGACGCTCGCGAGACCGTGACTCTGACCAGTCCCAAGTTCCAGCTCGCCGATGCCGTCTACCTTCAAATGCGACTGAGAGCTAGAGGCGACTGGGCGGGCAATCGATTTGCCATTATAACCGCCAAGCTCTTCGGCGCTCGCGTGGCGGCCTTCGATTTCATGATATCGCTCTGCGACAACGTTCACAGCGAGAAGGCCGGACGCGTGACGACGAGTGATTGGCCGGACGCGTATCTGGCGTGCTACACGCGCTCGCGCGATTGGGATCCCGATGGACCTATGGGAGCGATTTTCGGGGAGATGTTGTACGCCGACGAGATTCACTTCGAAGAGTTTCCggctcgcgacgacgacgtgatgCAAGTGAAGTTGAAGTGCAGCGG TGTTTTTAGGATCCATTGA